In Granulicatella elegans, one genomic interval encodes:
- a CDS encoding asparaginase gives MAKILMINTGGTIAMSEDHSTGKVSPNGENPLLSSSHLFHLIGDIHTEDLFNLPSPHIQESHMMQLRQRILTAVDEGYTGVVVTHGTDTLEETAYFLELTTNLSIPIVVTGAMRSSNEIGSDGLANLRSSLIVAASPESKDKGVVVVMNDEVHTATYVTKTHTTNVATFQTPTFGPLGLVSKSEVIYFQRLLKQEYYPIEEVQTGVYLLKAYAGMDGLLFDAIYENQAKGVVIEALGAGNLPPATLPALQRCIEAGIPIVLVSRAFNGVTYDVYDYLGGGKQLRQSGVIFTTGLSGQKARMKLSVLLSSGKSLEEIEKAFAC, from the coding sequence ATGGCAAAAATTTTGATGATTAATACGGGTGGAACAATCGCAATGAGCGAAGACCATTCTACTGGGAAAGTATCTCCTAACGGAGAAAATCCTTTATTATCCAGTTCGCATTTGTTTCATTTAATCGGAGATATTCATACAGAAGATTTATTTAATTTACCTTCTCCTCATATACAAGAATCTCATATGATGCAATTAAGACAAAGAATTTTAACAGCTGTTGATGAGGGGTATACAGGAGTTGTAGTCACTCATGGAACAGATACTTTAGAAGAAACGGCGTATTTTCTAGAATTAACAACGAATTTATCTATCCCAATTGTGGTGACTGGGGCAATGAGATCAAGTAATGAAATCGGTTCGGATGGTTTAGCAAATTTACGGAGTTCCTTAATTGTAGCGGCTTCTCCAGAATCGAAGGATAAAGGAGTTGTAGTTGTGATGAATGATGAAGTTCATACAGCTACTTATGTGACAAAAACTCATACTACAAATGTCGCAACTTTCCAAACACCAACTTTTGGTCCTCTTGGATTAGTCTCCAAAAGTGAAGTAATTTATTTCCAACGCTTATTAAAACAAGAATACTATCCTATTGAAGAAGTTCAAACGGGAGTATATTTATTAAAAGCATATGCGGGAATGGATGGACTCTTATTCGATGCGATTTACGAGAACCAAGCAAAAGGGGTCGTTATTGAAGCACTAGGAGCAGGAAATTTACCGCCAGCAACATTGCCAGCCTTACAAAGATGTATAGAGGCAGGTATTCCAATTGTATTAGTCTCAAGAGCTTTCAATGGTGTCACGTATGATGTGTATGACTATTTAGGTGGAGGAAAGCAATTAAGACAGTCTGGTGTGATTTTTACAACAGGATTGAGTGGACAAAAAGCTCGTATGAAACTAAGTGTTTTACTAAGTTCAGGGAAATCATTAGAAGAAATTGAAAAAGCATTTGCATGCTAG
- a CDS encoding hydroxymethylglutaryl-CoA synthase: protein MNIGIDKIGFYTPPFALSMEDLAVERGVEPAKYTVGIGQSTMAVAPVTQDIVTMGANAAIGILDEVDKEAIDMILVGTETGIDQSKSAAVYIQKLLGLSNRVRSVELKHACYGATAALQLAKGHIALNPESKVLVIASDIAKYGLKSGGEPTQGAGAVAMIVSAEPRLLRLEDETSLFTDDVMDFWRPNYEAYPMVDGKFSNEQYMRFFAEVWTDYAAQTGASLADLEAICFHLPYTKMGLKAFKPFLEALPEEEQERLTTRYQESTAYNRHVGNIYTGSLFLSFISLIETSPVLVAGDRIGFFSYGSGAVGEFFVGELVEGFEKQLRVEAYQQLLEARKQVTVAEYETLFSQMVDESGEQTFQVEDASPFILSGVHQHQRQYRKQ, encoded by the coding sequence ATGAATATCGGAATTGATAAAATTGGATTTTATACACCACCATTTGCCTTATCTATGGAGGATTTAGCAGTAGAGCGTGGTGTAGAGCCAGCAAAATATACAGTAGGAATTGGACAAAGTACCATGGCAGTAGCTCCTGTGACTCAAGATATTGTCACAATGGGCGCAAATGCAGCAATTGGAATTTTAGATGAAGTAGATAAAGAAGCTATTGACATGATTCTTGTAGGAACAGAAACTGGGATTGATCAATCAAAATCTGCAGCAGTCTATATTCAAAAATTATTAGGATTATCGAATCGAGTTCGTAGTGTGGAATTAAAACATGCGTGCTATGGAGCAACAGCAGCATTACAATTAGCAAAAGGTCATATCGCTTTGAATCCAGAATCAAAAGTGTTAGTCATTGCAAGTGATATTGCAAAATATGGCTTGAAAAGTGGTGGGGAACCAACACAAGGAGCAGGGGCAGTAGCAATGATTGTTTCTGCTGAACCTCGTTTACTTCGTTTAGAAGATGAAACCAGCTTATTTACAGACGATGTCATGGATTTTTGGCGTCCAAATTATGAAGCCTATCCAATGGTAGATGGAAAATTCTCAAATGAACAATACATGCGTTTTTTTGCAGAAGTTTGGACGGATTATGCAGCACAAACCGGAGCTAGCTTGGCAGATTTAGAAGCAATTTGCTTCCACTTACCATATACGAAAATGGGATTGAAAGCATTTAAACCATTTTTAGAAGCATTACCAGAAGAAGAACAAGAACGATTAACGACTCGTTATCAAGAAAGTACAGCTTATAATCGTCATGTTGGAAATATTTATACCGGATCATTATTTTTAAGTTTTATTTCTTTAATTGAAACAAGTCCTGTATTAGTTGCAGGAGACCGTATTGGATTCTTTAGTTATGGATCTGGAGCAGTTGGAGAATTCTTTGTTGGAGAATTAGTAGAAGGCTTTGAAAAACAATTACGAGTAGAAGCTTATCAACAATTATTAGAGGCTCGTAAGCAAGTAACTGTAGCAGAATATGAAACATTATTTAGTCAAATGGTGGATGAAAGTGGCGAACAAACTTTCCAAGTGGAAGATGCAAGTCCATTTATTTTATCAGGAGTTCACCAACATCAAAGACAGTATAGAAAACAATAA
- the ypdE gene encoding aminopeptidase, with product MDEQFLGKLSNADALAGDEEEVRELIRKRLAHLELSEQVDGLGSIIFGKVNAKNTKSVMLCAHMDEVGFLVRSVDPFGLLHLMKVGGVQNYGQSYQHVRVTTRDRKKIPGITFAEYKDNIVDYVFADVGANSQEEVEKIGISIGDMVTFSTNFQKYSVENIYSGKAMDNRLACYILCSLAEKLENVSLPYNLYFAFTSSEEVGIRGAKTATQLINPDIVYVIDVATASNQLKRDHSNKRQVGKGPMITLFDRTLSPNRKMANHFRDFASNHKIPLQEDMFNMGGTDGGEAHKVNQGKPTLVTIVPVRYGHSTTSLVSSSDVDLMEELYYRLLKDLTEKNIFEFENF from the coding sequence ATGGATGAACAATTTTTGGGTAAACTTTCAAATGCAGATGCCTTGGCTGGTGATGAAGAGGAAGTGAGAGAACTTATCAGGAAAAGATTAGCTCATTTAGAATTAAGCGAGCAAGTAGATGGATTAGGAAGTATTATTTTTGGGAAAGTCAATGCAAAAAACACAAAAAGTGTTATGTTGTGTGCTCATATGGATGAGGTTGGATTTTTGGTGAGAAGTGTAGATCCTTTTGGTTTACTTCATCTAATGAAGGTAGGGGGAGTACAAAATTATGGTCAATCTTATCAACATGTTAGAGTGACAACGAGGGATAGAAAAAAAATACCAGGGATTACATTTGCAGAGTATAAAGATAATATTGTTGATTATGTATTTGCAGATGTAGGTGCTAATAGTCAAGAAGAAGTTGAAAAAATCGGGATTAGTATAGGAGATATGGTTACATTTTCAACGAACTTCCAAAAATATTCAGTGGAAAATATATATTCTGGAAAAGCAATGGATAATCGATTAGCTTGCTATATTTTATGCTCTTTAGCTGAAAAATTAGAAAATGTTTCTTTACCATATAATTTGTATTTTGCATTTACAAGTAGCGAAGAAGTGGGAATTAGAGGTGCTAAAACGGCTACTCAATTAATAAATCCAGATATTGTGTATGTAATTGATGTCGCTACCGCTTCAAACCAATTAAAACGAGACCATTCTAATAAACGACAAGTTGGAAAGGGGCCTATGATTACTTTATTTGATAGAACTCTTTCGCCAAATCGAAAAATGGCAAATCATTTCAGAGATTTTGCATCAAATCATAAAATTCCACTTCAAGAAGATATGTTTAATATGGGTGGAACGGATGGTGGAGAAGCTCATAAAGTGAATCAAGGGAAACCGACTTTGGTAACGATTGTTCCAGTGAGATACGGACATTCTACAACATCTTTGGTTAGTTCAAGTGATGTAGATTTAATGGAAGAGCTATATTATAGGCTGTTGAAAGATTTAACGGAAAAAAATATTTTTGAGTTTGAAAACTTTTAA
- a CDS encoding GntR family transcriptional regulator, whose product MEPKEKVYNFISEQVTLGNLTPTDKITEQFLSDNVGLSRTPIREALLQLASENILEREPRKGFKLKQYSQEEVENIYEIIGTLDGKIAYETCEKLTQEDYSVMQFLIDSMYSSIKNGLYTKYNELQESFHNVYISLSTNSMMVQELKNKKKIFVGKNYKRITPETIQNLLKTTNDEHQTILNLFKNHQKNEVRKYLEEIHWNKSNARYDIW is encoded by the coding sequence ATGGAACCTAAAGAAAAAGTATACAATTTTATTTCAGAACAAGTAACCCTTGGCAATTTAACACCTACTGATAAAATAACTGAACAATTTTTATCCGATAATGTCGGTCTAAGCCGCACACCAATCCGGGAAGCTTTACTACAACTTGCTTCTGAAAATATATTAGAAAGAGAACCTCGAAAAGGATTTAAATTAAAACAATATTCTCAAGAAGAAGTAGAAAATATTTACGAAATTATTGGAACCTTAGATGGAAAAATAGCATACGAAACCTGTGAGAAATTAACTCAAGAAGATTATTCTGTTATGCAATTTTTAATAGATAGTATGTATTCTTCCATCAAAAATGGATTGTATACAAAATACAATGAGTTACAAGAAAGTTTTCATAATGTATATATATCACTAAGCACAAACTCAATGATGGTACAAGAACTTAAAAATAAGAAAAAAATATTCGTTGGAAAAAACTACAAAAGAATAACTCCTGAAACGATACAAAACTTGTTGAAAACGACAAATGATGAACATCAAACAATCCTAAATCTTTTTAAAAATCATCAAAAAAATGAAGTCAGAAAATACTTAGAAGAAATACACTGGAATAAATCCAATGCTCGCTATGACATTTGGTAA
- a CDS encoding PTS lactose/cellobiose transporter subunit IIA, whose product MNEQEIIQIIANSGESKMKSFEALKCVKNKDFKKAKELLKESRLIDLEAHNAQTKIIAQALDPEAKDAVTLLMVHAQDHYMTSQLARDLIEALIDVFEDDNK is encoded by the coding sequence ATGAATGAACAGGAAATTATACAAATTATAGCAAACTCTGGTGAAAGTAAAATGAAATCATTTGAAGCATTAAAATGTGTGAAAAATAAAGATTTTAAAAAAGCAAAGGAGCTTCTTAAAGAATCTAGATTGATTGATTTAGAGGCTCATAATGCACAAACTAAAATTATTGCTCAGGCATTAGACCCAGAAGCTAAAGATGCAGTTACGTTATTAATGGTTCATGCACAAGACCATTATATGACTAGTCAACTTGCGAGAGACTTAATAGAAGCTTTAATAGATGTTTTTGAAGATGATAATAAATAG
- a CDS encoding dimethylarginine dimethylaminohydrolase family protein, with protein MFKNVIVRVPSRTVCDGLTSASEGKPIYEKALVQHENYVSALTKTGVNVTVLEPKDEFPDSCFVEDVALCTSKCVIITRPGALSRRKEAVLPDMLETLKKFYDNIEYIEEPGTVEAGDIMMVGNHFYIGLSARTNEEGAKQMISILEKYGLSGQMVHMSEMLHLKTGLAYLENNNLLVAGEFKTAPEFEKYNKIEIDMNEAYGANCIWVNDYVIVPEGYPKVQKAIENLGYKVLVVDTSEFRKIDGGLSCLSLRF; from the coding sequence ATGTTTAAAAATGTTATTGTCAGAGTACCGTCTAGAACGGTTTGTGATGGTTTAACTAGTGCAAGTGAAGGTAAACCTATTTATGAAAAAGCACTAGTACAACACGAAAATTATGTTAGCGCTTTGACTAAAACGGGAGTTAATGTTACAGTGTTGGAACCTAAAGATGAGTTTCCAGATTCATGTTTTGTAGAAGATGTGGCACTCTGTACAAGTAAGTGTGTGATTATTACTCGTCCAGGTGCATTAAGCCGTCGTAAAGAGGCTGTACTACCGGATATGTTAGAAACATTGAAAAAATTCTATGACAATATTGAATATATTGAAGAGCCTGGAACTGTAGAAGCTGGAGATATTATGATGGTAGGTAATCATTTTTATATTGGGTTATCCGCTCGTACTAATGAAGAAGGAGCGAAACAAATGATTTCTATCCTTGAAAAGTATGGTTTAAGTGGACAAATGGTACATATGAGTGAAATGCTTCATCTTAAAACAGGACTAGCGTATCTTGAAAACAATAATTTATTAGTTGCAGGAGAGTTTAAAACAGCTCCTGAATTTGAAAAATATAATAAGATTGAGATTGACATGAATGAAGCATATGGTGCAAATTGTATTTGGGTTAATGATTATGTGATTGTGCCAGAAGGATATCCAAAAGTACAAAAAGCAATTGAAAATTTGGGTTATAAAGTGTTAGTAGTTGATACTTCCGAATTTAGAAAAATTGACGGTGGACTTAGTTGTTTATCATTGCGATTCTAA
- a CDS encoding acetyl-CoA C-acetyltransferase, translated as MNSNDIVIISATRTAIGKFGGQFASISAVDLGTAVVKSAIEKGNIDPTLIDTVIFGQVLQAGLGQNPARQVALNSGLLHTSTALTVNEVCGSGLKSILLAAQAIRLGDAKIVLAGGMENMSLAPHLLQNRFATKNGNYTMIDALFHDGLTDAFSNEAMGITAENLVKKYGLTRQQLDEFAAHSQDKTYQAQQNGAFDKEITPIEITNKKTKQVISIDKDEFIRPETTVESLSSLRPAFKTEGVVTAGNSSGINDGAAALILTTREVADTLNLPILATLTGYAEAGVDPSMMGIGPVPAIEKLIQRTHIPLDKVDLFELNEAFAAQSLAVIKDLNINPEKVNVNGGAIALGHPIGASGARIVVTLIHALQQRQLQTGIASLCVGGGMGVALSLKVEVL; from the coding sequence ATGAATTCAAACGATATTGTTATTATTAGTGCTACTAGAACAGCCATTGGAAAATTTGGAGGACAATTCGCTTCTATTAGTGCTGTTGACCTAGGTACAGCCGTTGTAAAATCTGCGATTGAAAAAGGAAATATAGATCCAACTTTAATCGACACAGTCATTTTTGGACAAGTATTACAAGCAGGTCTTGGTCAAAACCCTGCCCGTCAAGTTGCGCTAAATTCAGGATTACTGCATACGAGTACAGCTTTAACCGTAAACGAAGTTTGTGGTTCTGGATTAAAATCTATTTTATTAGCAGCTCAAGCCATTCGCCTAGGAGATGCAAAAATTGTATTAGCCGGCGGAATGGAAAATATGTCTTTAGCACCACATTTATTACAAAATCGATTTGCTACAAAAAATGGAAATTACACCATGATTGATGCTTTATTCCACGATGGCTTAACCGATGCCTTTTCAAATGAAGCCATGGGAATAACTGCTGAAAATCTAGTTAAAAAATATGGATTGACTCGTCAACAATTAGATGAATTTGCAGCACACTCTCAAGACAAAACATACCAAGCACAACAAAATGGTGCTTTTGATAAAGAAATTACACCAATTGAAATCACGAATAAAAAAACAAAACAAGTTATAAGCATCGATAAGGATGAATTTATTCGCCCAGAAACAACCGTAGAATCTCTCAGTTCTCTAAGACCCGCCTTTAAAACAGAAGGAGTCGTAACAGCTGGAAATTCTTCAGGAATTAACGATGGAGCTGCAGCTTTAATCTTAACAACACGAGAAGTTGCCGATACTTTAAACTTGCCAATCTTAGCTACTTTAACAGGATATGCTGAAGCAGGAGTCGACCCTTCTATGATGGGAATCGGACCAGTCCCTGCCATTGAAAAACTCATTCAAAGAACTCATATCCCATTAGATAAAGTTGATTTATTTGAATTGAACGAAGCTTTTGCTGCTCAAAGTTTGGCAGTCATCAAAGACTTAAACATTAACCCTGAAAAAGTGAATGTTAACGGTGGTGCCATTGCCTTAGGGCATCCAATTGGAGCTTCAGGTGCTCGGATTGTGGTGACTTTAATTCATGCTTTACAACAACGTCAATTACAAACCGGAATTGCCTCTCTATGTGTTGGAGGGGGAATGGGTGTAGCCTTAAGTTTAAAAGTTGAGGTTCTATAA
- a CDS encoding BglG family transcription antiterminator, translating to MRKRELVKILEKENFVSLEQLASKLTVSTRTIREDIKSINQESLSFNINRSKTRGYYLVIEDMDQYRMTLEEWSKERFEGKNNRIHSIIVFLLLHNNFVTNKQLAEIFSISIGQVKKDTIKIAERLESEGLFLERKSHYGVKITGNLYDKFKLLEKYSKGLQSYIVEKIQGIITPKIESEITQCTVLICQAYQLKIDGEIAKLIQRWLEIILIYYQENGLSLEKLDMEEIIVIRNILNKFELIKHCDSYSYLLYQLLLDYQSNRLFQQTELKTFLYILYKEVDDKFNTNFVNDIDFMRMIQLHIAFMLERKQVNDFQENFIIKTMEREFPAIMNAAIFVVKRIESKYQVVINQEEIGYLTSHMAVSYEKQNERRNRKYYRIGLVCSSGGGIAQLMSLKFTRIFPNSEIKSFTIYQKEEITEFNPTLLFSITPLDLNINCPVIQIGEILGELDYFSIQNNLELLTELGTLVDSNEKFIDMISSEYFSINNFEDYEKLLHHVAGKIESSMNIRGYENSILERENYVSTVYENGIAIPHPMNMNSSENIISVTLLPKPIFYKQKKIKVVFMLALKSGQVELHQYLSKKLYGLMQHRSLVSELSKCQNFQEFIKLIKIYL from the coding sequence ATGAGGAAAAGAGAATTAGTAAAAATTTTAGAAAAAGAAAATTTTGTTTCATTAGAGCAATTAGCTAGTAAATTAACAGTTTCTACGAGAACCATTCGAGAAGATATCAAATCTATCAATCAAGAATCTTTATCTTTTAATATTAATCGTTCAAAAACTAGAGGTTATTACTTAGTAATTGAAGATATGGATCAATATAGAATGACACTAGAGGAATGGTCGAAGGAACGTTTTGAAGGTAAAAATAATAGGATACATTCGATTATTGTTTTTCTATTATTACATAATAATTTTGTAACTAATAAACAATTAGCAGAAATTTTCTCGATTAGTATTGGACAGGTAAAAAAAGATACTATAAAAATAGCAGAGCGATTAGAAAGTGAAGGATTGTTCTTAGAAAGAAAATCACATTATGGGGTAAAAATTACTGGAAATTTATATGACAAATTTAAGCTTTTGGAAAAATATTCTAAAGGTTTGCAATCTTATATTGTTGAAAAAATACAGGGAATTATTACTCCAAAAATTGAATCAGAAATAACGCAGTGTACTGTGCTGATTTGTCAAGCATATCAATTGAAAATAGATGGAGAAATAGCTAAGTTAATTCAAAGATGGTTAGAGATAATATTAATTTATTATCAAGAAAATGGTTTATCTCTAGAGAAGTTGGACATGGAAGAAATTATTGTTATAAGGAATATTTTAAATAAATTTGAATTGATTAAACACTGTGATTCATATTCTTATCTTTTGTATCAATTGTTATTAGACTATCAATCTAATCGGTTATTTCAACAAACAGAGTTAAAAACGTTTTTATACATATTGTATAAAGAAGTGGATGATAAGTTTAATACAAATTTTGTGAATGATATTGATTTTATGCGAATGATTCAGTTACATATAGCGTTTATGTTAGAGAGAAAACAAGTCAATGATTTCCAGGAAAATTTTATTATCAAAACTATGGAAAGAGAATTTCCGGCAATAATGAATGCTGCGATTTTTGTTGTTAAAAGAATTGAAAGTAAGTATCAGGTTGTTATTAATCAGGAAGAAATAGGCTACTTAACTTCTCATATGGCGGTTTCTTATGAAAAACAAAACGAAAGAAGAAATAGAAAATATTACAGAATAGGATTGGTTTGTAGTTCAGGAGGAGGAATTGCACAATTAATGTCTTTAAAATTCACTAGAATTTTTCCAAATTCTGAAATAAAAAGTTTCACAATTTACCAAAAAGAAGAAATCACGGAGTTTAATCCAACATTATTGTTTTCTATTACACCATTAGATTTAAATATTAATTGTCCAGTCATCCAAATTGGAGAAATATTAGGAGAATTAGATTATTTTAGCATTCAAAATAATCTTGAATTATTAACGGAACTAGGAACGTTAGTAGATAGTAACGAAAAGTTTATAGATATGATATCTTCAGAGTATTTTTCAATTAATAATTTTGAAGATTATGAAAAATTATTGCATCATGTGGCTGGAAAAATAGAAAGTAGCATGAATATTCGAGGGTATGAAAATTCTATTTTAGAAAGAGAAAATTATGTATCCACAGTCTATGAAAATGGAATTGCTATCCCTCACCCAATGAATATGAATAGTTCAGAAAATATTATCAGTGTAACATTGTTGCCAAAACCTATATTTTATAAGCAAAAGAAAATTAAAGTAGTGTTCATGTTAGCTTTAAAATCAGGGCAAGTAGAGTTGCATCAATATTTATCAAAAAAATTGTATGGGCTAATGCAACATAGATCATTGGTGAGTGAGTTGTCAAAATGTCAAAATTTTCAAGAGTTTATAAAATTAATAAAAATATATCTTTAA
- the rlmN gene encoding 23S rRNA (adenine(2503)-C(2))-methyltransferase RlmN has protein sequence MVTKIGRRVREYEGKPIIYGYPYEDLVAWFEENGEKKFRAGQLWDWLYRKRVTSFEEMTNLSKDLIAKLNETFTFPVLNEKIKQQSADGTRKFLFELADGLLIETVLMPQEYGLSICVTTQVGCNIGCTFCASGIIAKQRDLVAGEIVAQVMHVQRTLDEVAPGDRVSHIVVMGIGEPFDNYDNVIKFLKVVNSDTGLAIGARHITVSTSGLAPKILDFAKEGLQVNLALSLHAPDNDTRSKIMRINRKYPIEVVMEAINEYIRTTNRRVTFEYIMLDHVNDSVEQAQQLADLLADKKRLSYVNLIPYNKVREHDQYERSSKDRVVAFYDVLKKNHINCVVRKEFGHDIEAACGQLRSSQMKRDRDRKRKSEEDK, from the coding sequence ATGGTAACAAAAATCGGAAGACGTGTTCGTGAATATGAAGGGAAACCAATTATTTACGGATATCCCTATGAAGATTTAGTCGCATGGTTTGAAGAAAATGGAGAGAAAAAATTCAGAGCAGGACAATTATGGGATTGGTTATATCGCAAACGTGTGACGAGTTTTGAAGAAATGACAAACTTATCAAAAGATTTAATTGCAAAATTAAATGAAACTTTTACATTCCCAGTATTAAATGAAAAAATTAAGCAACAATCAGCTGACGGTACTCGTAAGTTCTTGTTTGAATTAGCAGATGGATTATTGATTGAAACAGTATTGATGCCACAAGAATATGGTTTATCGATTTGTGTAACAACACAAGTAGGGTGTAATATTGGTTGTACTTTCTGTGCCAGTGGTATTATTGCCAAACAACGTGACTTAGTTGCTGGAGAAATTGTAGCGCAAGTAATGCACGTGCAACGTACATTAGATGAAGTAGCTCCTGGAGACCGTGTGAGTCATATTGTTGTCATGGGAATTGGAGAACCATTTGATAACTATGATAATGTCATTAAGTTCTTAAAAGTAGTAAATTCAGATACAGGTTTAGCGATTGGTGCACGTCATATTACAGTTTCTACTAGTGGACTTGCTCCGAAAATTTTAGATTTTGCTAAAGAAGGCTTACAAGTAAACTTAGCGTTATCGTTACATGCTCCTGATAATGATACTCGTTCTAAAATTATGCGTATTAACCGTAAATACCCAATTGAAGTGGTAATGGAAGCCATTAATGAATATATTCGTACAACAAATCGTCGTGTGACATTTGAATATATTATGTTGGATCATGTCAATGATTCTGTAGAGCAAGCGCAACAATTGGCGGATTTATTAGCGGATAAGAAACGTTTATCGTATGTAAACTTGATTCCGTATAATAAAGTTCGTGAGCATGATCAATATGAACGTAGTAGTAAGGATCGTGTAGTGGCTTTCTATGATGTATTGAAGAAAAATCATATTAACTGTGTGGTTCGTAAAGAATTTGGTCATGATATTGAAGCAGCGTGTGGTCAATTACGTTCAAGCCAAATGAAACGTGACCGTGACAGAAAACGTAAGAGCGAAGAAGATAAATAA
- a CDS encoding basic amino acid/polyamine antiporter, producing the protein MKQDGKLSLISLIGIIMSAIIGAGIFNLMKEMASVASVGATMIGWIVTGVGMGSLALCMLKLNTARPDLDAGIFSYAREGFGDYIGFNSVWGYWISVIIGNVAFGTLLFSALGYFFPVFGDGQNIASIIGASVLLWIIHYMLLKGLDKAALLNAIVMLAKLIPLVIFLICIVTAFKINLFAADFWGNNVLDADLGSVVEQVKGSMLVTVWVFIGIEGAVVFSGRARNRSDVGRATVLAFIAITIIYAMITVLSFGILTRADIASLPNPAMGYVLESIIGKTGAIIVNVGVIISIFGAWIANTLLAEEIAYQAGVQQLFPKCFTIENKNGMPAVSTFITNFLVQLLLISFLFTSEAYSVLSRLSSATILLPYACVAFFLMKEIVRKKIKAQITTIALGLISSIYMLWLIISSGYVYVVLTILALCPGTLIYIYVKKYYKEKMFTAPEYVILTIVGILFIYGICNLSTLLVG; encoded by the coding sequence ATGAAACAAGATGGTAAGTTGTCATTAATATCTCTTATTGGGATTATCATGAGTGCTATTATTGGAGCAGGGATATTTAATCTCATGAAGGAGATGGCGAGTGTGGCGTCAGTTGGCGCAACGATGATTGGTTGGATTGTTACAGGAGTAGGGATGGGTAGTTTAGCGCTTTGTATGCTAAAATTAAATACTGCTAGACCTGATTTAGATGCAGGAATTTTTAGTTATGCTAGGGAAGGGTTTGGAGATTATATAGGATTTAATTCAGTATGGGGATATTGGATATCCGTTATTATTGGTAATGTAGCGTTTGGGACATTATTATTTAGTGCACTTGGATATTTTTTCCCAGTTTTTGGGGATGGACAAAATATTGCATCCATTATTGGCGCTTCTGTTTTACTTTGGATTATTCATTATATGTTATTGAAGGGTTTGGACAAAGCCGCATTACTTAACGCAATTGTGATGTTGGCAAAACTTATTCCATTAGTTATTTTTTTAATTTGTATCGTTACTGCGTTTAAAATCAATTTGTTTGCTGCAGATTTTTGGGGAAATAATGTGTTAGATGCGGATTTGGGTAGTGTTGTTGAACAAGTAAAAGGAAGTATGTTAGTTACTGTGTGGGTGTTTATTGGGATAGAGGGTGCTGTCGTGTTCTCTGGTCGAGCAAGAAATAGATCCGATGTAGGAAGAGCAACAGTTTTAGCATTTATTGCTATTACAATCATATATGCAATGATAACAGTTTTATCGTTTGGTATTTTGACAAGGGCAGATATTGCATCTTTACCAAATCCTGCTATGGGATATGTATTAGAAAGTATCATTGGAAAAACAGGAGCAATAATAGTAAATGTTGGAGTGATTATATCAATTTTTGGTGCTTGGATTGCGAATACATTATTAGCTGAAGAGATTGCTTATCAAGCAGGTGTGCAGCAATTGTTTCCAAAATGTTTTACAATTGAAAATAAAAATGGTATGCCTGCTGTATCAACGTTTATTACAAACTTTTTAGTTCAATTACTTTTAATCTCATTTTTATTTACTAGTGAAGCTTATAGTGTTTTATCAAGATTATCTTCTGCAACTATTTTATTACCATACGCGTGCGTTGCTTTTTTCTTGATGAAAGAAATAGTGAGAAAGAAAATAAAGGCTCAAATAACTACAATCGCTTTAGGTTTGATTTCATCGATATATATGCTGTGGTTAATTATTTCATCAGGCTATGTGTATGTGGTTTTGACTATCTTAGCTTTATGTCCAGGAACATTAATTTATATATATGTAAAAAAATATTACAAAGAGAAAATGTTTACAGCTCCAGAGTATGTTATTTTAACTATAGTAGGGATATTATTTATATATGGTATATGTAATTTATCTACGCTATTAGTAGGTTGA